Proteins encoded by one window of Cloeon dipterum chromosome 2, ieCloDipt1.1, whole genome shotgun sequence:
- the LOC135936222 gene encoding CLIP domain-containing serine protease B15-like, translating to MNISFLRLSTTKIFYCLVTCYFSKIDTTDLRVFPSYCLRKTEEECIRASVRVLDTVEIAIHPTVDYKIWMFINYKIWIYITEKMRSEAVTPICLFNRDNVMDLQLQRESPYFEWSPLWVSPIRTNVTGQSNCSRILCSTGLEDLKFDQIPIQNILCFKENDIFDYYNLINFYKGRYFLRGLKYSREEGVYIDILPYIDEIARHAKDISALRPIPQTKQPRGFNARDNLSFPNCGRKRTSKRQKRGNHDSSLQPGTQILGGKKAQRGEHPWHAYIENEETGATCGGTVISPTAVLTAAHCIYGSEAEDFIVYLGMYDKRQGTAPGVQTRKVSSLIVHPKYDSKEFNSDVGLMILNKKINITDHVRPICLWNDDSDSNLNRVAGTEAMAVGFGLVDNHTRTDILQEARLPIRGHKECYLSSRRFFGKFLVPGDNFCAGYMNGTTTCNGDSGGSLSVEKNGRWFIRGIVSFGISKMVEFEGEERSLCHPNQYSLFVDVASYVDWIVENTPEISFRN from the exons ATGAATATATCTTTCCTAAGATTATCAACGACAAAGATATTTTACTGTCTAGTTACTTgctattttagtaaaattgatACAACTGATTTACGGGTCTTTCCGAGCTATTGTCTGCGCAAAACAGAAGAGGAATGCATCAGAGCTTCCGTCAga gtGCTGGATACAGTTGAAATTGCCATACATCCAACAGTTGATTATAAAATCTGGatgtttataaattataaaatctggATATACATAACTGAGAAAATGCGGAGTGAGGCCGTAACTCCCATTTGTTTATTCAACCGTGACAACGTGATGGACTTGCAACTTCAAAGAGAATCGCCCTACTTTGAATGGTCACCACTTTGG GTATCTCCAATCCGAA caaatgTGACGGGCCAAAGCAACTGTAGTAGGATTCTATGCAGTACTGGATTGgaagatttgaaatttgatcaaattccCATCCAGAATATTCTGTGTTTCAAAGaaaacgatatttttg ACTATTATAATCTGATCAATTTCTACAAGGgccgctatttcttgagaggtttaaaatattcacggGAAGAAGGAGTGTACATTGATATATTGCCATACATTGACGAGATCGCAAGACACGCAAAAGACATTTCTGCTCTGCGCCCGATCCCGCAAACAAAACAGCCAAGAG gattcaATGCACGAGACAACCTCAGTTTCCCAAACTGTGGAAGGAAACGAACGTCAAAAAGACAGAAACGCGGAAATCACGATTCTTCTTTACAACCGGGTACACAAATTTTAGGAGGTAAAAAAGCTCAGAGAGGCGAGCATCCTTGGCATGCTTACATTGAGAATGAGGAAACTGGAGCAACCTGTGGCGGGACAGTGATTTCGCCGACAGCAGTTTTGACTG CTGCACATTGCATTTATGGATCAGAAGCAGAGGACTTCATAGTTTATCTTGGGATGTATGATAAAAGACAAGGAACAGCTCCTGGTGTTCAGACAAGAAAG gtcaGCAGTCTGATCGTGCACCCAAAATATGACTCTAAGGAGTTCAACAGTGACGTCGGACTCatgattttgaacaaaaaaattaacataaccGACCACGTCCGACCGATTTGCCTGTGGAACGACGACTCTGACTCTAACTTGAATCGCGTGGCTGGAACTGAAGCTATG GCGGTTGGGTTCGGGCTTGTCGACAACCACACGCGCACAGACATACTGCAAGAGGCTCGACTGCCGATTAGAGGTCACAAAGAGTGCTACTTGTCAAGCAGGCggttttttgggaaatttttggTGCCGGGGGACAACTTTTGCGCCGGCTACATGAATG GAACGACCACCTGCAACGGGGACAGCGGTGGCAGCCTTTCCGTGGAAAAAAACGGCCGTTGGTTCATCAGGGGCATTGTCAGCTTTGGAATATCGAAAATGGTGGAGTTTGAGGGCGAAGAAAGATCGTTGTGTCACCCAAATCAATATTCCTTGTTCGTTGACGTGGCAAGTTACGTGGACTGGATCGTGGAAAACACCCCGGAAATTTCTTTCCGAAATTAA
- the LOC135936283 gene encoding transmembrane protease serine 9-like, with amino-acid sequence MRLGLLVLLGLALCAAQTADNETDPYFPAPYFDEGENLSSQNCGNEASWNKWIVFVKQNSTRQLCYPFIAISQRTLLGLGNNCPWITNDTTNLRVIPSYCLGKTQEECIRNSVKVLNVIDTDIHPTADLKFKIWITEKMPSELVTPICLFNRDNVMDLQLQRESPYFELSISSDPPPYIPIYNVTGQSNCNRILSSAQLEDLKTKNIPIQNILCVKLTKMNSQYLIKFYKGRYFLRGVKYYRNYHFYIDLLPYIDDIARQTKDIPALRPVPQTKQPRGFKASDNLSFPNCGRKPTSTRRRRGIVDSSEDLQPTRHILGGIIAQTGNHPWHVYIENYMARTTCGGTLISPTAVLTAAHCIYGSEVEDFIVSLGLYDKRQRSVPGVQTRLVTRLIVHPKYDSAEFNSDIGLMILNKKIEITDHVQPICLWNDDSDSNLARVAGTEAMAVGFGLVDNHTRTDELLQARLPIRGHRECFLSSRRFFGKFLRPGDNFCAGYTNGTTTCNGDSGGSLSIEKNGRWFIRGIVSFGKSKKVMFEGEERSFCHPNQYTLFVDVANYVDWIVENTPEISF; translated from the exons ATGAGGCTTGGACTTCTCGTCCTCCTCGGCCTCGCGCTTTGCGCCGCACAAACGGCAGACAATGAGACCGACCCCTACTTTCCAGCTCCGT ATTTTGACGAAGGAGAAAACTTGAGTAGCCAGAACTGTGGAAACGAAGCATCTTGGAACAAATGGATCGTTTTTGTTAAACAAAATAGTACTAGACAACTTTGCTATCCATTTATCGCTATCTCTCAAAGGACTCTTCTTGGACTGG GTAATAATTGTCCTTGGATAACAAATGATACAACTAATCTACGGGTCATTCCGAGCTATTGTTTGGGCAAAACACAAGAGGAATGCATCAGAAATTCCgtcaaa gTGCTGAATGTAATTGACACTGACATACATCCAAcggctgatttaaaattcaagatttgGATTACTGAGAAAATGCCGAGTGAGCTCGTTACTCCCATTTGTTTGTTCAACCGTGACAACGTAATGGACTTGCAACTTCAAAGAGAATCACCATACTTTGAATTGTCAATATCTTCC gatcCTCCACCATATATCCCAA TATATAATGTGACGGGCCAAAGCAACTGTAACAGGATTCTAAGCAGTGCTCAATTGGAAgatttgaaaactaaaaatattcccaTCCAGAATATCCTGTGTGTCAAGCTAACCAAAATGA ACTCTCAGTATCTGATCAAATTCTACAAAGGACGGTATTTCTTGAGAGGAGTAAAATATTATCGGAACTACCATTTTTACATTGATTTATTGCCATACATTGACGACATCGCAAGGCAAACAAAAGATATTCCTGCTCTACGCCCGGTCCCGCAAACAAAACAGCCAAGAG gATTCAAAGCATCAGACAACCTCAGTTTCCCAAACTGTGGAAGGAAACCGACGTCAACGAGAAGGAGACGCGGAATTGTTGATTCTTCTGAAGATTTGCAACCGACTAGACATATTTTGGGCGGAATCATAGCTCAGACCGGCAACCACCCTTGGCATGTTTACATTGAGAATTATATGGCTAGAACAACCTGTGGCGGGACATTGATTTCGCCGACAGCAGTTTTGACTG CTGCACATTGCATTTATGGATCAGAAGTAGAGGACTTTATAGTTTCTCTTGGGCTCTATGATAAAAGACAAAGATCAGTTCCTGGTGTTCAGACAAGATTG GTTACCAGACTGATCGTGCACCCGAAATATGACTCAGCGGAATTCAACAGCGACATCGGACTCatgattttgaacaaaaaaattgaaataaccgACCATGTCCAACCAATTTGCTTGTGGAACGACGACTCTGACTCTAACTTGGCTCGCGTGGCTGGAACTGAAGCTATG GCGGTTGGATTCGGGCTTGTCGACAACCACACGCGCACAGATGAACTGCTACAAGCTCGACTGCCGATTAGAGGTCACAGAGAGTGCTTCTTGTCAAGCAGGAggttttttgggaaatttttacgACCGGGAGACAATTTTTGCGCCGGCTACACGAACG GAACGACCACCTGCAACGGGGACAGCGGAGGCAGCCTTTCCATCGAAAAAAACGGCCGTTGGTTTATCAGGGGCATTGTCAGCTttggaaaatcgaaaaaagtTATGTTTGAGGGCGAAGAAAGATCGTTCTGTCACCCAAATCAATATACGTTATTCGTTGACGTCGCAAATTACGTGGACTGGATCGTGGAAAATACGCCGGAAATTtcattctga
- the LOC135936344 gene encoding uncharacterized protein LOC135936344: MRRALLVLLSLALCAAQTSDSDVLFPAPFFDEGENLSSQNCGNETAWNQSAVFIKHSHTGEHCYFFIPISQRTLLGLGICPLFDQSDTYFLEVFPNYCHGRTASKECSGVSAKILDLIDIATQPYKGFAFKILITETMPSVISPVCLFNRDNAMDSQFQRESPYFEWSAWNDNPPIPKNVTGQSNCKTVLSSYDWSYLDNYDIPIQNVLCVKSGRYHDYLINFYKGRYFLRGVQYYRTEHFYTDILPYIDEIARHARDISVLRPIPPTKPPRGFKNPGNVSFPNCGWKQTSTRIRRGNEGSSEDFQPSKLIFGGNVAHIRSHPWHASIENEVTGQTCGGTLISLRAVLTAAHCLHGAKAKDFRVTVGMDDKRKRRAPGVQTRKVRSLIMHPKYDPAELNSDVALMILKKKFNITDDVRPICLWNDDSDSNLARVAETEAMAVGFGLVDNHTRTDILQEARLPIRGHKECYLSSRRFFGKYLRPGDNFCAGFTNGTTVCNGDSGGSLSVKKDGRWFIRGIVSFGMSKKVMFEGEERSFCHPNQYALFADVASYVDWIVGNTPEISFRNYKREKGIDISDIYSIKKFRYN, encoded by the exons ATGAGGCGAGCACTTCTCGTGCTCCTCAGCCTCGCGCTTTGCGCCGCACAAACGTCTGACAGCGATGTTCTTTTTCCAGCTCCGT TTTTTGACGAAGGCGAGAATTTGAGTAGCCAGAATTGTGGAAACGAAACAGCTTGGAACCAATCGGCCGTTTTCATTAAACACTCTCATACTGGAGAacattgctatttttttataccaATTTCTCAAAGGACTCTACTTGGATTAG GTATTTGCCCTCTCTTCGATCAAAGTGATACGTATTTTCTAGAGGTGTTTCCGAATTATTGTCATGGGCGCACAGCAAGCAAAGAATGCTCCGGTGTTTCAGCCAAA ATACTGGACCTAATTGACATTGCTACACAACCATATAAAGGATTCGCTTTCAAGATATTGATAACGGAGACAATGCCAAGTGTGATTTCTcccgtttgtttgtttaaccGTGACAACGCAATGGACTCGCAATTTCAAAGAGAATCGCCCTACTTTGAATGGTCAGCATGGAAC GATAATCCACCTATCCCAA aaaatgtgaCGGGCCAAAGCAACTGCAAAACGGTTCTAAGCAGCTATGATTGGAGTTACTTGGATAATTATGACATTCCCATCCAGAATGTCCTGTGTGTCAAGAGTGGCAGATATC ACGATTACctcatcaatttttacaaaggaCGATATTTCTTGAGAGGAGTTCAATATTATCGGACAGAACATTTTTACACTGACATATTGCCATACATTGACGAGATCGCAAGACACGCAAGAGACATTTCTGTTTTACGCCCGATCCCTCCGACAAAACCACCGAGAG gattcAAAAACCCCGGAAACGTCAGTTTCCCAAACTGTGGATGGAAACAGACTTCAACAAGAATAAGACGAGGAAATGAAGGTTCTTCCGAAGATTTCCAACCGAGTAAACTTATTTTCGGCGGAAACGTAGCTCACATACGCAGCCACCCGTGGCATGCTTCCATTGAGAATGAGGTGACTGGACAAACCTGTGGCGGGACATTGATTTCACTGAGAGCAGTTTTGACTG ctgcACATTGCCTTCACGGAGCAAAAGCAAAGGACTTCAGAGTTACAGTTGGGATGGatgataaaagaaaaagaagagctcCTGGCGTTCAGACAAGAAAG GTTAGAAGTCTGATCATGCACCCAAAATATGACCCTGCGGAACTCAACAGTGACGTCGCACTcatgattttgaagaaaaaatttaatataaccGACGATGTCCGACCGATTTGCTTGTGGAACGACGACTCTGACTCTAACTTGGCTCGCGTGGCTGAAACTGAAGCTATG GCGGTTGGATTTGGGCTTGTCGACAACCACACGCGCACAGACATACTGCAAGAGGCTCGACTGCCGATTAGAGGTCACAAAGAGTGCTACTTGTCAAGCAGGAGGttttttgggaaatatttGCGGCCAGGGGACAATTTTTGCGCTGGCTTCACGAACG GAACGACCGTCTGCAACGGGGACAGCGGAGGTAGCCTTTCCGTGAAAAAAGACGGCCGTTGGTTCATCAGGGGCATTGTCAGCTTTGGAATGTCGAAAAAAGTCATGTTTGAGGGCGAAGAAAGATCCTTCTGTCACCCAAATCAATATGCATTGTTCGCTGACGTCGCAAGTTACGTGGACTGGATCGTGGGAAACACCCCGGAAATTTCTTTCCGAAAttataaaagggaaaaagggATTGATATTTCcgatatttattcaataaaaaaatttagatataattaa